The following are encoded together in the Oceanobacillus zhaokaii genome:
- a CDS encoding LLM class flavin-dependent oxidoreductase, with protein MKLSVLDQAPITKGNTAVGALKNAVELAILADDLGYERMWMAEHHGTDAYASSAPEVTAAHLAAKTKNIRIGTGGVMMMHYSPLKLAEVFKTLSAFSPGRIDFGVGRAPGGDNYSIHALSEGRQPMYDNMYEKFDTALKLINDEIPEDSLYNKNIATPSDITLPEAWLLGSSGDSALQAARMGVGYSFAQFFNGEMTKSILELYKHSFIPSAFMEKPIINAAYMVTTAETIEEAEFEARPHDISRLWLMKGRMGQALTPEEAQVYPLTEMDRMTIKENRKLHLVGSAKEIATQLQEEQAHYGFDEAMICSIPHSQDKRLEVYRLLARELL; from the coding sequence ATGAAACTAAGCGTGTTGGATCAGGCACCAATTACAAAGGGAAATACTGCAGTTGGTGCATTAAAGAATGCAGTAGAACTTGCGATATTGGCAGATGATTTAGGATATGAACGGATGTGGATGGCAGAGCATCACGGGACAGATGCGTATGCGAGCTCAGCACCTGAAGTAACGGCAGCACATTTAGCGGCGAAAACGAAGAACATTCGAATCGGTACTGGCGGAGTGATGATGATGCATTATTCTCCACTTAAACTGGCAGAAGTGTTTAAAACGCTAAGTGCTTTTTCACCTGGTCGGATTGATTTTGGTGTAGGTCGCGCGCCTGGTGGCGACAATTATTCCATTCATGCTCTTTCCGAAGGACGCCAACCGATGTATGATAATATGTATGAAAAATTTGATACAGCATTAAAGTTAATAAATGACGAGATACCAGAAGATAGTTTATACAATAAAAATATTGCTACACCATCCGATATTACTTTGCCTGAGGCGTGGCTGCTTGGATCCAGCGGGGATAGTGCATTACAGGCGGCGAGAATGGGTGTTGGCTATTCGTTTGCCCAATTTTTCAACGGGGAGATGACGAAGTCAATACTGGAATTGTATAAACATAGTTTTATTCCCTCTGCATTCATGGAAAAGCCGATAATCAATGCTGCCTATATGGTGACAACGGCTGAAACGATAGAGGAAGCGGAGTTTGAAGCCCGCCCACACGATATTTCTCGTTTATGGTTGATGAAGGGGAGGATGGGGCAAGCATTAACACCAGAAGAAGCCCAAGTTTACCCGCTTACGGAAATGGACCGAATGACAATTAAAGAAAATCGCAAACTGCATTTAGTAGGATCTGCCAAAGAAATCGCGACACAGCTCCAAGAAGAACAAGCGCATTACGGTTTTGATGAAGCAATGATTTGCAGCATCCCACATTCACAGGATAAACGTTTGGAAGTTTATCGATTATTAGCAAGGGAGCTGCTTTGA
- a CDS encoding alkaline phosphatase translates to MFKKIGVVALSAGLVFSGLSLGTVDAAKPDWAGKDKGNKNGKGEKVENVIYMIPDGFSADYASNYRIYKGEEAIWDSHLKGLFTTYSANSDITDSAAAGTAMATGSKVNNGVIGIDPDGNKLESILEASEEKGKSSGIVATSTITHATPASFAANVESRNNETEIARQYIDSDLDVILGGGKNNFLPASEGGNQEELNLIEKAEAQGSTYVETREQLLDIDKLKVDKGDKLLGLFADDALAPELHRGETEEPSIAEMTETAIDVLEEDKDGFFLVVEGSQIDWAGHDNDAAWAMSDVAAFEEAVEKAIDFAKKDKKTLVVVAGDHDTGGMTTGANNSMDLNASILNDVKATGDYMAGQLNEDRSNVAEVIKTYTGFELSEAELQSIAEAENASLAINKVISDRAFIGWTSPNHTGADIPVYAYGPQSDIFVGFHDNTDLPKIIAEALKLGK, encoded by the coding sequence ATGTTTAAGAAAATTGGAGTTGTCGCACTAAGTGCTGGATTAGTTTTTTCAGGATTAAGTTTAGGAACTGTAGACGCTGCGAAGCCAGATTGGGCCGGGAAAGATAAAGGGAACAAAAATGGCAAAGGGGAAAAGGTAGAAAACGTAATATATATGATTCCAGACGGATTTAGTGCAGACTATGCTTCAAATTATCGAATTTACAAAGGTGAAGAAGCAATTTGGGACTCTCATTTAAAAGGACTTTTTACAACATACTCAGCTAATTCTGACATCACTGATTCTGCTGCTGCTGGTACGGCAATGGCAACTGGATCAAAAGTGAATAATGGTGTGATTGGTATTGATCCAGACGGCAATAAGTTAGAATCAATCCTTGAAGCATCTGAAGAAAAAGGAAAATCATCTGGTATAGTTGCTACTTCTACGATTACACATGCAACACCAGCATCATTTGCAGCAAATGTTGAAAGTCGTAATAATGAAACAGAAATTGCAAGACAATATATTGATAGTGATTTAGATGTTATCCTAGGTGGAGGAAAGAATAATTTCTTACCAGCATCTGAAGGTGGCAACCAAGAAGAATTAAATTTAATTGAAAAAGCAGAAGCACAAGGTTCTACATATGTGGAAACACGTGAGCAATTATTAGACATAGATAAATTAAAGGTTGATAAAGGTGATAAGCTACTTGGTCTATTTGCAGATGATGCTTTAGCTCCTGAATTACATCGCGGCGAAACAGAAGAGCCGAGTATAGCGGAAATGACAGAAACTGCTATTGATGTTTTAGAAGAAGATAAAGACGGGTTCTTCTTAGTTGTGGAAGGCAGTCAAATTGATTGGGCTGGACATGATAATGATGCTGCATGGGCAATGTCGGATGTTGCGGCTTTTGAAGAAGCTGTAGAAAAGGCAATTGATTTTGCTAAAAAAGACAAGAAAACATTAGTTGTAGTTGCTGGCGACCATGATACAGGTGGTATGACTACAGGTGCAAATAACTCGATGGACTTAAACGCTTCAATCCTTAATGATGTGAAAGCAACTGGTGATTACATGGCTGGACAGCTAAACGAAGATCGTTCGAATGTAGCAGAGGTTATTAAGACGTATACTGGGTTTGAACTATCTGAAGCTGAATTACAATCGATTGCAGAAGCAGAGAATGCTTCCCTTGCAATCAATAAGGTAATTAGTGATAGAGCATTTATTGGTTGGACAAGTCCTAACCATACTGGAGCAGATATTCCTGTATATGCTTATGGTCCACAATCTGATATCTTTGTTGGATTCCATGATAATACAGATTTACCCAAGATAATTGCAGAAGCGTTGAAATTAGGGAAATAA